In Topomyia yanbarensis strain Yona2022 chromosome 2, ASM3024719v1, whole genome shotgun sequence, one DNA window encodes the following:
- the LOC131685121 gene encoding probable DNA double-strand break repair Rad50 ATPase, which translates to MSNHSSTNTSSRTAKKVSEQAKIPNRSLSQTPSSTSDDEPITGIISKLDDLENTISNLELDVRKELNTQRLLSRCQLNLAAKCAETAKDPSALETQSRRPSGGSAFLGLTECNCRCHQALVIYLDQLRQAKLEQEELLRHLKMKEEQLLLYRSKMLEMNSIVEHQKQQLKTLKENEVLVTQKINSAVEKENQMLMQEINRLKQLPDELREREQALKFANKELQETKLTLKSLLLDIESGLEACEGISGELQQERTRAFNTLTEIDQEKRKVLNWVDKYTSLKEEYDSAVKQKQSNDQLMSELRLKTTQLEEITRQYDALKEESTTYMARMQSEYDKQEAELNKRAVDMECENHRLKVTLEDQSTKASSASHNMQRELLSLEMKFNEAQNEIDTLKRYNEAAAAAAEYGVRKKNFLKDESSSTETLSPPFCSLCAVEQTAGEAYSCTCSSNESESVCSLINEEAEPEGSK; encoded by the exons ATGTCCAACCATTCCTCGACCAATACCTCCTCCCGTACTGCCAAAAAAGTTTCAGAACAAG CAAAAATTCCCAACCGTTCCCTGTCCCAAACACCATCAAGTACCTCAGACGATGAACCAATCACTGGAATCATTAGTAAACTGGATGATCTTGAAAACACCATAAGTAATTTGGAATTGGATGTTCGTAAAG AACTTAACACGCAACGGCTTCTAAGTCGTTGTCAGTTGAATCTTGCCGCTAAATGTGCGGAAACAGCGAAAGACCCTTCTGCTTTGGAAACGCAAAGCAGAAGACCTAGCGGCGGTTCTGCGTTTTTGGGACTTACTGAGTGCAACTGCCGTTGCCACCAAGCGCTCGTCATTTATCTCGATCAGTTACGACAGGCAAAGCTGGAACAGGAAGAGCTTCTGAGACACCTCAAGATGAAGGAAGAACAATTGCTGCTTTATCG ATCAAAAATGCTGGAAATGAATTCAATCGTCGAGCACCAGAAGCAACAGTTGAAGACCCTCAAGGAAAATGAAGTACTGGTTACCCAGAAAATCAATTCCGCCGTGGAGAAAGAAAATCAAATGCTTATGCAAGAAATCAACCGTTTGAAGCAACTGCCGGATGAGCTTCGGGAGCGCGAGCAAGCTTTAAAGTTTGCCAACAAGGAACTGCAGGAAACGAAGCTGACCCTCAAATCATTGCTGTTGGATATCGAATCTGGACTGGAGGCGTGTGAGGGTATATCCGGAGAATTGCAGCAAGAGCGAACCCGGGCTTTCAACACACTGACCGAAATTGACCAGGAGAAGCGAAAGG TTTTGAACTGGGTCGACAAATATACTTCGCTGAAAGAGGAATACGATTCAGCGGTAAAGCAAAAGCAATCCAATGACCAGTTGATGTCAGAACTACGGTTAAAGACCACGCAGTTGGAAGAGATTACCAGGCAGTATGATGCTCTAAAGGAGGAAAGTACTACATAT ATGGCAAGAATGCAAAGTGAATACGATAAGCAGGAAGCGGAATTGAACAAAAGAGCAGTAGATAtggaatgcgaaaatcatcGTCTGAAAGTTACACTGGAGGACCAAAGCACAAAAGCATCGTCTGCCTCACACAA TATGCAACGTGAACTGTTGAGTCTTGAGATGAAGTTCAATGAGGCTCAAAATGAAATCGACACTTTGAAGAGATACAACGAAGCTGCTGCCGCCGCGGCAGAGTATGGAGTACGCAAGAAGAATTTCTTAAAAGACGAATCGTCATCTACCGAAACCCTAAGCCCACCGTTTTGCAGTTTGTGTGCCGTCGAGCAAACTGCCGGTGAAGCGTACTCTTGTACGTGCTCTTCCAATGAGTCGGAAAGCGTCTGTAGCCTTATAAATGAGGAGGCTGAACCAGAAGGCTCTAAATGA